One genomic region from Terasakiella sp. SH-1 encodes:
- the trxA gene encoding thioredoxin TrxA gives MTKKITDDSFDADVVNSDTPVLVDFWAEWCGPCKQIAPALDELSEEYSGKMTIAKLNIDENPGTPSKFGVRGIPTLLLFKNGEVLAKKVGALPKAKLQEWIEESL, from the coding sequence ATGACTAAAAAGATCACTGACGATAGCTTTGATGCTGACGTTGTAAATTCCGATACTCCCGTTCTGGTAGACTTCTGGGCAGAATGGTGTGGTCCGTGTAAACAGATTGCTCCGGCTCTGGACGAACTGTCTGAAGAGTACAGCGGTAAAATGACTATCGCCAAACTGAACATTGATGAAAACCCAGGCACACCATCCAAATTTGGCGTGCGTGGCATTCCAACGCTGTTGTTGTTTAAAAACGGCGAAGTTCTGGCAAAGAAAGTTGGTGCCCTGCCGAAAGCCAAACTGCAAGAATGGATTGAAGAATCCCTGTAA
- a CDS encoding regulatory protein RecX, which yields MSQDKKIPKPVTAQSLRNAALRYLDRFATSRENLRQVLMRRVQKSHYHHNTSLEEASQWIEDLLDKLQDAKFVDDLRYAEGRAGALHRKGTSQRVIRMKLKEKGIREEDINQALDALREETDSPNLERDAAIALAKRRRLGPWRLPEKRKAMRDKDLAALARAGFSYDLAQDIINASTVEELEKFTNN from the coding sequence ATGTCACAAGATAAAAAAATTCCAAAACCCGTCACAGCACAGTCCCTGCGCAATGCTGCGCTGAGATATCTCGATCGTTTTGCCACATCACGTGAAAACCTGCGTCAGGTTCTGATGCGCCGGGTGCAGAAATCCCATTACCATCACAACACGTCTCTTGAAGAAGCCTCTCAATGGATTGAAGACCTGCTGGACAAATTGCAAGACGCCAAATTTGTCGATGACCTGCGCTATGCAGAAGGGCGTGCAGGCGCATTACATCGCAAAGGCACCTCACAACGCGTTATCCGTATGAAGTTGAAAGAAAAAGGCATCCGTGAGGAGGATATCAATCAGGCCCTTGATGCATTGCGCGAAGAAACCGACAGCCCCAATCTGGAACGCGACGCGGCCATCGCCCTGGCAAAGCGACGACGCCTTGGGCCGTGGCGATTGCCGGAAAAGCGCAAGGCCATGCGTGACAAGGATCTGGCAGCTCTTGCCCGTGCCGGTTTTTCCTATGACCTTGCCCAAGATATTATCAATGCCAGCACCGTAGAAGAACTGGAAAAATTCACAAACAACTAA
- a CDS encoding DUF4175 family protein, which yields MSETTQRTEFEPKMLRRLQRLITWTRYVLLWEQLWPRLWPFLIISSLSILLVLFDLLPKLNATLHLLVLGVLFSLWAGCLYLAFRNLKHPTSKQALLRLEQDSGFTNQPLMTLMDRPSAASTSKVSQTLWVYHQDRMAAAMENIQRPWPRSYLEHRDPYSLRAGLVLLLLLGGIEARFDWNERLARAFDPAFGLSGPGHWTIQAWITPPAHTGANSTYLNAKADTEETTTGPVVSIIQNSDILIRLEGWSSHEGVSLQFGPFEDQFTPLGKGAFSLENRLEQGEELIVRHDDKILYRWPVHLQGDLPPKITVSGKPRTGFRGHLQLRFEATDDFGLKEARLEIQNPADSTSPNITIKNLLQGMESKGQFSHNLAAHPWAGQAVIMTPMVQDNLGQVAQGHALETILPERKFTHPVAIRLIDIRKELYTPTAHERAFSNLRLMRLLDTPQDFNGSLAIYFALKVAADRLNAPDGHQEVATVQSILWESAIHLEEGSGGSARNQLEFMSRQMSEMLRSSNDKAAMEALFEQMRKSLDHYLQQMMKSGNAIQGFEEALGQEQVNMVGRDQLQDMLNKARELMRQGNIKAAQAVMDQFQSILSRLAMQQKIDPKQAAKARHILEKLREIKTGQQNLLDQTFQRSRNEDSPSLKSTKQAIIEAAEQKRLLKMLREEMNKLREMKVKAPKPLGQAAKDMGHSYTALEKGQDEASIQAQMRVLEQLEDGLKNSAQSLARKMGIQPMPQTLPGHDPLGRGRSGPIQTQGTNVVPTEREMHQSREILQELYRRAGQKSRPEQELQYIDRLLDRF from the coding sequence ATGAGTGAAACAACACAACGCACAGAATTTGAACCCAAAATGCTCCGGCGGCTTCAACGCCTGATCACATGGACGCGTTATGTCTTGTTATGGGAACAGCTTTGGCCCCGGCTTTGGCCGTTCTTAATTATTTCCAGTCTCAGTATTCTTCTGGTTTTATTTGACCTGCTGCCCAAATTAAATGCCACGCTTCACCTTTTGGTCTTAGGGGTGCTTTTTTCACTATGGGCCGGCTGTCTCTATCTGGCCTTTCGCAATCTGAAACACCCGACCTCCAAGCAAGCATTGCTGCGCCTTGAACAAGACAGTGGGTTTACAAACCAGCCCCTGATGACCCTAATGGATCGCCCCAGCGCAGCCAGCACTTCCAAAGTGTCCCAGACCCTGTGGGTCTATCATCAAGACCGCATGGCCGCTGCAATGGAAAATATCCAAAGGCCCTGGCCACGCTCTTATCTGGAACACCGTGATCCCTATTCCCTGCGGGCCGGACTTGTTTTATTGCTGCTTTTGGGGGGAATTGAAGCCCGTTTTGACTGGAATGAACGACTGGCCCGCGCCTTTGACCCGGCATTTGGCTTATCGGGTCCGGGCCATTGGACCATACAAGCCTGGATCACCCCGCCTGCCCATACCGGTGCCAATTCCACCTATCTAAACGCCAAGGCAGACACAGAAGAGACCACAACAGGTCCGGTAGTCTCCATCATTCAAAACAGCGATATTTTAATCCGTCTGGAAGGTTGGTCTTCCCACGAAGGAGTTTCTCTTCAATTTGGCCCGTTTGAAGACCAGTTCACCCCTCTGGGCAAAGGAGCGTTTTCACTGGAAAACCGTCTGGAACAAGGTGAAGAGCTTATTGTACGCCATGATGACAAGATTCTATATCGCTGGCCTGTTCATCTTCAAGGGGACCTGCCCCCAAAAATCACCGTCTCAGGAAAACCGCGCACAGGTTTTCGCGGGCACCTGCAACTAAGGTTTGAAGCCACAGATGATTTCGGCTTGAAAGAAGCCCGCCTTGAAATCCAGAACCCTGCGGATTCCACATCCCCTAATATTACCATCAAAAACCTTCTTCAAGGCATGGAGAGTAAAGGACAATTTAGCCATAACCTGGCCGCACACCCCTGGGCAGGACAAGCTGTTATCATGACCCCAATGGTGCAGGATAATCTGGGACAAGTGGCGCAGGGTCACGCCCTTGAAACTATCCTGCCTGAGCGCAAATTCACCCATCCGGTTGCGATTCGCCTGATTGATATTCGCAAGGAACTCTACACGCCCACAGCCCATGAACGGGCCTTTAGCAATTTACGCCTGATGCGTCTGCTGGATACACCACAGGATTTTAACGGATCACTTGCCATCTACTTTGCCTTGAAAGTTGCAGCCGACCGTCTTAACGCCCCTGACGGTCATCAAGAAGTTGCAACCGTTCAATCCATTTTATGGGAAAGCGCCATACATTTAGAAGAAGGATCAGGGGGAAGCGCACGTAATCAGCTTGAGTTTATGTCCCGGCAAATGAGTGAAATGCTGCGTTCTTCAAACGACAAAGCCGCCATGGAAGCCCTGTTTGAACAAATGCGTAAAAGCCTTGATCATTACCTGCAACAAATGATGAAATCTGGCAATGCCATACAAGGGTTTGAAGAGGCATTGGGACAAGAACAGGTCAATATGGTCGGACGTGACCAATTACAGGATATGCTCAACAAAGCCCGTGAATTGATGCGCCAAGGTAACATTAAAGCCGCCCAGGCAGTGATGGATCAATTCCAGTCCATCTTGTCCCGTTTGGCCATGCAGCAAAAGATTGATCCCAAACAGGCGGCAAAGGCCCGTCATATTCTGGAAAAACTGCGTGAAATCAAAACCGGGCAGCAGAACCTGCTTGATCAAACCTTTCAACGCAGCCGCAATGAAGACAGTCCCTCTCTCAAATCAACCAAGCAGGCCATTATCGAAGCAGCAGAACAAAAACGTTTGTTGAAGATGCTACGTGAAGAAATGAACAAACTGCGCGAAATGAAGGTTAAAGCTCCCAAACCACTTGGTCAGGCAGCAAAAGATATGGGGCACTCTTATACGGCATTGGAAAAGGGGCAGGACGAAGCGTCTATTCAGGCACAAATGCGGGTGCTGGAACAGTTGGAAGACGGCCTGAAAAACAGTGCTCAATCCTTGGCCCGGAAAATGGGCATACAACCCATGCCGCAAACCTTACCCGGCCATGACCCCTTAGGCCGTGGGCGCAGTGGACCCATTCAGACACAAGGCACAAATGTCGTCCCTACAGAACGCGAAATGCATCAATCAAGGGAGATTTTGCAGGAATTATACCGTCGGGCCGGACAAAAAAGTCGACCTGAACAGGAATTACAATATATTGATCGCCTGTTAGACCGTTTTTAA
- a CDS encoding phenylalanine--tRNA ligase beta subunit-related protein, producing the protein MNISLSCDFANRDLKVRLGIIQADVVIEDASAELLQQLEETAECRIADFNGQPASTDPQIMATRKAYKALGKDPARYRPAAEALTRRILSGKGIYHVNNVVDVNNLISIKSGISIGTYISEKIQGDVSFRRAGEGESYKGIGRGDLNLEGLPVFCDELGPFGCPTSDSERTMITPGNHQIIMVLIYFGEGEGLQAYLDETASLLAKYCQAQNLVQTITQ; encoded by the coding sequence ATGAATATTTCCCTGTCTTGTGATTTTGCCAACCGTGATCTTAAGGTTCGTCTGGGGATCATTCAGGCTGATGTGGTGATTGAAGATGCCTCAGCTGAGCTGTTGCAACAGCTGGAAGAAACTGCAGAGTGTCGAATTGCAGATTTTAACGGCCAGCCTGCGTCAACTGACCCGCAAATTATGGCAACGCGCAAAGCCTATAAAGCTTTGGGTAAAGACCCGGCCCGCTATCGTCCGGCAGCAGAAGCCCTGACGCGTCGTATTTTATCGGGTAAAGGGATCTATCATGTGAATAACGTGGTCGATGTGAACAACCTGATTTCTATTAAATCCGGTATTTCTATCGGCACGTATATCAGTGAAAAAATTCAAGGCGATGTGAGTTTTCGCCGTGCCGGTGAAGGCGAAAGCTATAAAGGCATTGGCCGGGGGGATCTGAATTTGGAAGGGCTTCCGGTTTTTTGTGATGAACTCGGCCCCTTTGGTTGTCCAACCAGTGACAGCGAACGCACCATGATCACGCCAGGCAATCACCAGATCATTATGGTTTTGATCTATTTTGGTGAAGGTGAGGGATTACAGGCTTATCTGGATGAAACCGCAAGCCTGCTGGCCAAATATTGTCAGGCACAGAATCTGGTTCAAACGATTACACAATAA
- a CDS encoding ABC transporter permease translates to MTPIEVNPHAGNWLGLWTLYSREVRRFLKVYTQTLVAPLVTTLLFFAVFSLALGRAVEQIGSVPFLEFLAPGLVMMAITQNAFANTSSSLVISKVQGNIVDTLMPPLNAHELTFAFAMGGTTRGLLIGLVIVTVMSFFVPMGVDNIGLVLYHAFMGALMLSLFGVVGGIWSEKFDHMAAVTNFIVTPLSFLSGTFYSIERLPEVGKFLASINPFFYMIDGFRAGFIGQADSDIVTGMLVMAGVNTVLWVLSYRMFKTGYKLKA, encoded by the coding sequence ATGACTCCGATTGAAGTCAATCCCCATGCGGGCAATTGGTTGGGCCTGTGGACCCTTTATTCCCGTGAAGTACGTCGTTTCTTGAAAGTCTATACCCAGACCTTGGTGGCCCCGCTGGTAACAACCTTGTTGTTTTTTGCTGTATTTTCCCTCGCTTTGGGCCGGGCGGTGGAACAGATCGGTTCTGTGCCGTTTCTGGAATTTCTCGCACCGGGGCTGGTGATGATGGCGATTACGCAAAATGCCTTTGCCAATACCTCCAGCTCATTGGTGATCTCAAAGGTGCAGGGTAATATTGTGGATACCTTGATGCCACCACTTAATGCCCATGAACTGACATTTGCTTTTGCCATGGGGGGCACAACACGCGGGCTTCTGATTGGTCTGGTGATCGTTACAGTGATGAGTTTCTTTGTGCCGATGGGGGTGGATAATATCGGCCTTGTGCTGTATCACGCCTTTATGGGGGCCTTGATGCTGTCGCTGTTTGGTGTGGTCGGGGGCATCTGGTCTGAGAAATTTGATCATATGGCAGCTGTAACCAATTTTATTGTGACCCCTTTGTCTTTCTTGTCGGGGACTTTTTATTCCATTGAACGTTTGCCGGAAGTTGGCAAGTTTTTGGCAAGTATCAACCCGTTTTTCTATATGATTGATGGTTTTCGTGCAGGTTTTATCGGTCAGGCCGATAGTGATATTGTTACGGGAATGCTGGTCATGGCCGGGGTGAATACGGTCCTTTGGGTGTTGAGCTATCGCATGTTCAAGACAGGCTATAAATTGAAAGCTTAA
- a CDS encoding aminopeptidase P family protein — protein MKDRSARLSALRREMAIFGMDGFIIPRSDEHQGEYVAPCSERLAWLTGFSGSAGFAIVLTEKAAIFVDGRYTLQVTKEVDGQNFDYRHVTDEPASDWLENQLGEGMTLSYDPWLHTGPSLHRLKAACEKAGAKLVAAPHNFIDAIWADRPSPPLNPVYPHPLSYAGLCHGEKLSQLADQLRSKGQDAVVLSLPDSIAWLFNIRGGDIPCTPVPLCFALIHADGSAILFLDHRKADETLRNHLGERIKIYDPDDLGTELDQLKGLKVRLDGATAPKWLHDRLKKAKAEVILGDDPTILPKACKNACEVKGMQNAHRRDGAVMVRFLYWLSQQPYGDTLTEMAVSDKIDGLRSEDDLFHDLSFPTISGAGENGAIVHYRVSPQSSIPLPANGLYLVDSGAQYRDGTTDITRTIVRGKATPEMKDRFTRVLKGHIALSSTRFPKGTTGSQLDVLARHALWQGGLDYDHGTGHGVGSFLNVHEGPQRISKAYSKTALQPGMVISNEPGYYKAGEYGIRLENLICVHESEKGEREMFEFHPLTLCPFDRNGIEVTLLNEQELDWLNTYHQQVCDELTPLLEKDEAAWLAEMTQPL, from the coding sequence ATGAAGGACCGTTCTGCCCGTTTATCCGCTTTACGCCGCGAAATGGCTATCTTTGGCATGGATGGCTTTATCATCCCGCGCAGCGATGAACATCAGGGAGAATACGTTGCCCCCTGTTCTGAACGGCTCGCCTGGCTCACAGGTTTTAGCGGTTCGGCCGGATTTGCCATTGTCTTAACAGAAAAAGCCGCCATTTTCGTTGATGGACGCTATACCCTTCAGGTGACAAAAGAAGTCGATGGACAGAATTTTGACTATCGCCATGTGACAGATGAACCTGCCTCAGACTGGTTGGAAAACCAGTTGGGCGAAGGTATGACATTGTCCTATGACCCGTGGCTACATACTGGGCCAAGCCTGCATCGTTTAAAAGCAGCCTGCGAAAAAGCTGGGGCAAAACTGGTGGCAGCCCCACATAATTTTATTGATGCCATTTGGGCGGACCGCCCGTCCCCTCCCTTAAACCCGGTCTATCCCCACCCCCTGTCATATGCTGGGCTCTGCCACGGTGAAAAACTTTCGCAACTGGCCGATCAATTGCGCTCTAAAGGGCAGGATGCGGTGGTGTTAAGCCTGCCTGATTCCATCGCCTGGTTATTTAATATTCGGGGCGGCGATATCCCCTGCACCCCCGTTCCCCTTTGTTTTGCCCTGATCCATGCTGATGGCAGCGCCATCCTGTTTTTAGATCATCGTAAAGCCGACGAAACCTTGCGCAATCATTTGGGCGAACGCATTAAAATTTACGACCCCGATGATCTGGGGACAGAACTGGACCAGTTAAAAGGACTAAAAGTACGTCTTGATGGGGCAACAGCGCCGAAATGGCTCCATGATCGTCTGAAAAAAGCCAAGGCCGAAGTCATCCTGGGCGATGATCCCACCATTTTACCCAAAGCCTGTAAGAATGCTTGCGAAGTCAAAGGGATGCAAAATGCCCATCGTCGTGATGGGGCCGTGATGGTGCGTTTTTTATACTGGTTGTCCCAGCAACCCTATGGTGACACCCTTACTGAAATGGCCGTATCAGACAAGATTGATGGTTTGCGTAGCGAAGATGACCTGTTTCATGACCTGAGTTTCCCGACCATTTCCGGGGCCGGAGAAAATGGGGCGATTGTGCATTATCGTGTCAGTCCGCAAAGTTCTATCCCTTTACCTGCAAATGGACTTTATCTGGTCGATAGCGGGGCGCAATATCGTGACGGCACCACCGACATCACCCGCACAATTGTGCGCGGAAAAGCAACCCCTGAAATGAAAGATCGCTTTACCCGTGTGCTGAAAGGTCATATTGCGCTTTCTTCAACGCGCTTCCCCAAAGGGACCACGGGGTCACAGCTGGATGTACTGGCGCGTCATGCCCTGTGGCAGGGGGGGCTGGATTATGACCATGGTACAGGCCATGGGGTGGGCAGTTTCCTCAATGTTCATGAGGGGCCGCAACGCATTTCAAAAGCCTATAGCAAAACAGCCTTGCAACCCGGCATGGTGATTTCAAACGAGCCGGGATATTACAAGGCGGGGGAATATGGCATCCGTTTAGAAAATCTCATTTGTGTGCACGAGTCTGAAAAAGGCGAGCGCGAGATGTTTGAATTTCACCCCTTGACCCTGTGTCCGTTTGATCGCAATGGTATTGAAGTCACCCTACTCAATGAGCAAGAACTCGACTGGCTGAACACCTATCACCAGCAGGTATGTGACGAGCTGACACCTTTGCTGGAAAAGGACGAAGCAGCATGGTTAGCTGAGATGACACAACCTTTATAA